The sequence below is a genomic window from Gemmatimonadales bacterium.
CCGCGCGGGCACGCCCCGGAGGCTTGGATTCAGCGCCACGATCACGGGTGCCCCCACTGTCCCGCGTCCGAGTGCGCGCGGGTCTCTCCATGTACCGGGGCCACCGCGAACGCTCTTGTGCCGTCCCGCACGGCGGGCCTTATCCTTCAAGGTCATCGCGTGGCTCTCGATCTTGGCCGGCGTCGCGCTCACTCCGCGGTCTCCCCTCCTGATACTCCACCACCACAGCTGATCGCCTAGTCCTGCGCGTCGGGGGCCAAGGTTGGCTCCCGGATCATCCAGACTAGGAGGTCACCATGCCGGACCACGTGCCTGCCCGCAGGGTAGCCCTGTCGCGCATTTGGATAACGACGAGTGCCCTATGCATAGCACTCAGGGCTCCAGGGGTGGCCCGTGCCCAGGAGCACGAGCACCACAAAAACACCGAGCACCCCGACACAGCCGCGCACGGGATGGCCGATACAGCGTCGATGCCCGGCATGTCGATGCTGCCGCGACCCTTCGGCATCCCGATGACCAGGATGGGCTCCGGCACGTCCTGGTTGCCGGATGCCTCACCGATGCGCGCCTATCACCTCATGCCAGAGGGATGGTCGTTGATGGTTCACGGCGATGTGGACCTGTACTATGACCACCAGGGTACTTTCCGCGGTGACGACCAGGTCGGTAGCACCAATTGGGCGATGATCATGGCCATGCGGCCCGTCGGCTCCGGCATGCTGCATCTGCACGGCATGCTGAGCGCTGAGCCGTTCACCGTCGGGGCGCGCGGTTACCCGTTGCTGCTGCAGACCGGGGAGTCGTACCAGGGTGCACCGCTGGTGGACCGGCAGCACCCGCACGATCTATTCATGGAGCTGTCGGCCCGATACGAGGTGCCGATCAGCCACTCCGTCGGGGTCTCGATCCTGGGCGCGCCGGTGGGAGAGCCCGCCATCGGACCGGTGGCCTACATGCACCGACCGTCCGCGCAGAACGACCCCTTCGCGCCGCTAGGCCACCATTGGCAGGACGCCACCCACATCACCTTCGGCGTGGTTACGGCTGGGGTGTTCACCCGAACAGTGCAGCTCGAAGGCACATGGTTCCAAGGCCGTGAGCCCGACGACGACCGTTATGACCTCGACCTCGGCGGCCTGGACTCGTATGGTGGGCGGCTGACCGTGAATCCCACGCCCCACTGGAGCGTCGCCGCGAGCTACGGTTACCTCCACAGTCCCGAGGCGTTGCACCCGGACGAGAACCAGCATCGACTCGGTGCGTCCGTGCTCCACACCCGGCGGCTCGGCTCAGGAGGCGACTGGTCGACGGCGTTGGTCTACGGTGCAAACAAGCACACCGCCGACGGCGAGTCCTCGACCGGCTTCGAGCACAGCGTGCTGCTGGAGAGCAACCTCCAGCTCGACGACCGCAACAGCGTGTTCGGCCGCGCCGAGTGGGTGCAGAAGAACGCGGAGGAGCTGGTGGTCCCCACTGCCGCCCCGGAGGAGCGCTTCGACGTCGCGTCAGTCGTGCTTGGATACGTCCGTGAGGTGGCAGAATACGGCGGCGCGAGCCTGGGCCTGGGTGTCCGAGGGTCACTCAACTTCCTGCCGGATGGGCTCAAGCATACCTACGGGACCCATACGCCTGCGGGGATCACGGTATACGCTCGACTCCGTCCCGGCATGCTGCAGCGGGCTTACGCGGAAGACCACGATCAGGGTCACGGTGCAATGGACATGCAGGGCCAGCACGACTAGCAGGATCGCGCCAACGGCCGTGGGTACACCAATGAGGCGGATTGCATGAACGACCATCACCACCATTCCAACAGCGCCAAGGACAACCTGCGCGCCATCCATGCAGGCCGCCACTCGGCTGACCCGGCGACCAGTCCACGTCGCGAGCCCGTAGAAGTCGGCTACCCCGAGCACCCGGAGGGGGGCGCCCACGGTACTCACGCCCCACGTGGAGCGCCGACCGACCACGGTGGCCATGGTGGCCCTGACAGGCACGCGGGACACAGCGTCGCGATGTTCCGGGACAAGTTCTGGATCTCACTGGCGCTTACGGTGCCCAACCTGGTGTGGGGGCACATGCTTCCGCGTGTGCTGGGCTATTCGCCACCGCACGTGCCCGCCCAGCGCTGGATCGCACCCGCATTCGGGACCGCCGTGTTCGTGTATGGCGGGCTGATATTCCTCCAAGGCGCATGGCGCGAGCTGCGTGCCCGACTGCCCGGCATGATGACCTTGATCGCGCTGGCGATCACGGTGGCGTTCGTGTTCAGCGCTGCTGTCACGGTGGGCTATCCCGGCACGCCCCTGTGGGAGGAGCTGGCCACGCTGGTCACGATCATGCTCTTTGGCCACTGGATCGAGATGCGGTCGATCTCCCAGGCCCAGGGTGCCCTGCAGGAGCTAGCCAAGCTGCTGCCGAACACCGCGACACGCGTTCGCGATGGCGAGACCGAGGAGGTGCCGATCAGTGCTCTCAGGACCGGCGACATCGTCCTGGTACGCCCGGGGGCGGGCGTTCCCGCCGACGGCACTGTCACGGATGGGGCGAGTGAGGTCAACGAATCGATGATCACCGGCGAATCCAGGCCGGTGCAGAAGGGTCAGGGCGAGCGGGTGATTGCGGGGACGGTCAACGGAGCCGGATCATTGCGCGTCCAGGTCACAGGCACGGGCGAGCAGACCGCGCTGGCCGGGATCATGCGCCTGGTCGAGCAGGCGCAGACCAGTCGGTCCCGGGCACAGGCTCTGGCCGATAGAGCGGCGTTCTGGCTCACCATCGCGGCCATCGTAGCTGGCGTGGCGACGTTCGCGGCGTGGATGGCCCTTCGTCGCGACCCAGCATTCGCAGTGGAGCGCCTGGTCACGGTGTTGGTCATCTCGTGCCCACACGCGCTAGGCTTGGCGGTTCCACTGGTCATCGCCATCTCCACCACGCTCGGTGCGCGCGGTGGGCTGCTCGTCCGCGACCGCCGGGGCCTGGAGGAAGCCAGGAATCTCACCGCCGTTGTATTCGACAAGACCGGCACCCTCACCAGGGGTGAGTTCGGGGTGGTCGACATCGTAACCAGCGGTGAGATCGACGACCGAGAGGCGCTCCGGCTGGCAGCGGCGGTCGAACAGGACTCGGAGCACACCATCGCCCAGGGCATAGTCCGGTCGGCCAAGGAGCGCGGCATGGCGGTTCCCGTAGCTACCAACTTCCAGGCCATTCCGGGTGTCGGTGTGCGTGCCGTCGTAGATGGTCGCGCCCTGCTGATGGGCGGCCCGGCACTGCTCCGGTCACGTGGCGTCAGCCTGCCACCGCCCTTGAATGCTGCGATGGACCAGGCAGCGCAGCGAGGTCAGGCCGCCATCACCCTGCTCCAGGAGACCGGCGATGCAGCAAACGCTCGGCCGCTGGCGGCATTTATCGTGGCTGATGTGGTTCGGCCGGAATCCAAGGCCGCCGTGGACGAGCTGCACGCGCAGCGCATCAAGGTCGTGATGCTGACCGGTGATGCCCGGCCGGTCGCCCAAGCAGTGGCCACCGAGCTGGGCATCGATACGGTGTTCGCCGAAGTGTTGCCACAGGACAAGGTCGGCAAGGTGCAAGAACTCCAGCGAGCTGGGGAACGGGTTGGTATGGTGGGCGACGGGGTGAACGACGCCCCGGCCCTGGTCTCGGCCAACGTGGGTGTTGCCATCGGCGCGGGCACTGACGTGGCCGTCGAGGCTGGCGACATCGTGCTGGTGCGGAGTGATCCCCGGGATGTGCCGCGCATTGTACGGCTGAGCCGGGCATCATATCGGAAGATGGTCCAGAACCTGTGGTGGGCAGCGGGCTACAACGTGGTTGCCATCCCTTTGGCAGCCGGCGTCCTGGCGCGGCAGGGCATTCTTCTGTCGCCGGCCGTCGGCGCAGTCCTGATGTCGTTGAGCACGGTCATCGTCGCGATCAATGCCCAGCTCCTCCGGCGTTCAGCCATTTAGATGGCAAAGCGGGCCGCTGCATCCGCCTTTGGTGCCTGAGGGCATTCTCGCATCGCCTTAATCAATTCTTCACGAGAACCGCACTACGTTGGTGGCGTCGCTTAAGCGAGGAGCACAAGACAGTGGCTTCGGGCCGCAGCTTCACCGACCAGCGAGCGCGCGCGGAGCTGCTCAGCAGCTTGGGTGCGGGCGTGCTTGGTGCAGGGCTCGCCCTGCTATTCCGGGAATCACTGGGCGCATTGGCCGTGCCGCTTCTCGCCGCGGGTGCCGTAGTACACGCGCGGCCATGTACCAGAAGCATCGACTAGACGCGGCAGGGACGTCGCCAGGGTCGCCAGGGCCAGGTTGGATAGTATGGGCGTACTGGAGCTGTTCTGCTCGCGCTGGTGGGTTACGTGTGGTGGTGGCGCTTCTAGGGTTGGAGCATGCAACGAACGGGAGCTACCAATGATGGCACGAGTTACTGGCGGAGTAGTTGCCCTGCTGCTGAGCACGTCCGTCCTTGCCGCGCAGCAACCTCAGGGGCAGGCGCCTGATAGCCATGGCAGGATGGGTGGCCGCGACAATGCGCAAATGATGACGATGGACTCCCTGAACCACCGTCTCGACAGCCTCGCGGGCCGCATGAACCGGACAACTGGCAACCAGAAGGTGCAGGCGATGGCTGATGTAATCAATGAGCTGGTGAGCCAACGCAAGATGATGCAAGACCGCATGCACCGAATGATGGAACGCGGGGGCATGATGGGGACGATGGACTCCAGCACCACTGGATCGAAGGCCACCGTGAAGCCTGAGTCAGCGGCAACAGACTCCACCGACCACGCCGCGCATCATCCAGCTAAGTAACGAAGTTGGCGGACGCCGTCGTTCGTCCGACGTTCAGGGTGAGGGGGCAACATGGCGGAGTGGTCGCAGCGACGTGCCGTATGGGTGGCCAGCGCATGCATAGGTAGCTTGGCGCTCATTGCTCCGTACCACGCGGGTCGTTCCCCGCGCGAGCGGCGTCGCGGTCAGGAGGAAGTCGCACAGCTTCTCCTCGTCCTCGAACCCGCCGTCGAAGCCAACGCCGATGTCCTGACCCGCCCAAGCGTAGAAGGTGGTGAACACGCCCTCGACCCGGAAGAGTTCCTGGATGAGGTCTGCATTCGCCGGGATAAAGACGTCCTGAAACTGACCGGGGTGGAAGATGGTAAACGGCTCGCCGCAGAAGCCGAAACCGTTGCGCGCGACGTGGATCGCAAATAGGCCGTGGCGCGCGTCAAGGATGGCGAAGGGGAAGTAGCCCGACACGCTTCGTATCACGATGGAACCCGAGGCGTCCGGCGCGCTGGAGGTGGCCAGGGCGGGTGAGACCGGACCCGAGCCCGTGGGACCCGAATCGGAGCAGGCCCCGGCGCTCAACGTAGCCAGGGCGAGCGCCAGGAGAGACGTGGATGAGCGCATAGATACCTCCGGGGGAAATCGGATTAGGCGCGCAGGCCTCCGGCCGGGTCCTCGAACGGGCCTTCCTCTTGTGGCACCGCTGCCGGTCGGTACGTTCAACCCTAAGGGCCGGGCCTTCCCGCCCGGTCACTTGGCGCTGACTCGGCCGTCAAACGCTCCGTGGGCTTCCCGAGCGGCCATGATTCGACTCCACACGCTGGGCGCGATCGACCTCCGCGACGAAAGCGGTCGAGAGGTGCGTGCGGTCCTGGCCCAGCCCAAGCGTCTGGCGATGCTCGCCTATCTCGCCGCGGCCTCGCCCCGTGGCTCTCACCGACGCGACATCCTGCTGGGCCTCTTCTGGCCGGAACTCGACCAGGACCACGCTCGCAACGCGCTGAGCAAGGCGGTCCACTTCCTCCGCCGCTCGCTGGGCGAGTCGGCGCTGGTGTCCCGGAGCGCCGACGACCTCGGGCTCGACGGCGCGCTGGTATGGAGTGATGTGGCGGCCTTCGGCGCCGCCTGGGATGGCAATCGCACGGAGGAGGCGCTCGGCCTCTATCGGGGAGATCTTCTCCCCTCCTTCTTCATCCCGGATGCGCCCGGCTTCGAGCAGTGGCTGGAGCAGGAGCGCGCCAGCCTACGCCTCCGCGCCTCAGAGGCCGCCCGGCTTCGGGCCGAGTGGTACGAGGCCGGCGGCGACGCCGCCCAGGCGATCGAGTGCGCCCGGCGGGCGGTCGCGCTTTCCAACGGGGACGAGCGGCTCCTGCGACGCCTGGTCGAGCTGCTCGACCGACTGGGCGACCGATCCACCGCCCTGCACGCCTACGACAGCTTCGCCGGGAGACTCGCCGCCGAGCTCGAGGTGGACCCGGGCGCCGAGACGGTCGCGCTCATCGAGCGCATTCGGGCGGCGGTGTCGGCTCGGGCCTCCCCGCCCGCCGAACCAGTCGCCCCCAATGCCAGCCGGGATGCTGACGCCGCTCCGAGCCTGATAGGACAGGTGGACTGAGGAATGGAGCGGGGGTGCCGAGCGCAACCCCGCTTGAGATTATGCCGTGGATCGGTCTCTGGGTCTGCGCCCCGTCAAGTGTATCCGATGCTTGGATCCAGCGGAATCGCGCTCCGCGTGAATACTCCGCTGCCCCGCCCGAGCAACTTCCCCACGTTGTCGAAAAGATCGGCTTCGGCCAGAAACAGGCGTCCACTCCCGTGGAGGAGGCGGCCGACTGCCCGCATCTCCCCGCTCGTCACTGGCCGGGCGAAATGCACCGTGAATGAAACGGTGAGGACGAGCACATCGCGAACCCGGGAGTTCACGGCGAAGAACGCGGCATCATCCAGTGCCCGAAAGTACACCGAGCCGTGCACCGCGTGCGCCGCATGGTAGAACTCGGGACGTATCGCGAGGCGGACCTCGGCTTGGCCGTCAGCGATGGCGATCGTGGCGCCATACCACTGCGAGACCGGCGCAGCGGTGTACAGCCGCTCCAGTTTACGGTGATGCTCCGCGTCGGTCACGCTACTGTCCCCCCCGGCTACCGCGGGCGCCGATCCACGACCCGGACCGCCTTGCCTTCGCTCCGGGGCACGCGTTCGCGCTCGAGCACCTGGACCGCGATCGAAAGCCCGGTATGCTGGTGCAGGGCATGCTGGAGGCGGGATTGCAGCAGGCCGGGGTCGAGACCATCCCGGGCTGGCTCGCAGAGCAGGCTCAGCTCATCGAGCGGGCCCGGCCGATCCACCACGAGCTGATAGTGCGGCGCGACATCGGCGACGCTGAGCAGAATCCGCTCCACCTCCGACGGGTAGAGGTTCACCCCACGGATGATCAGCATGTCGTCGTACCGACCCTTGATCCGGCTCATCCGCACCGTGGTGCGACCGCAGACGCACGGCGTCACCTCGAGCGACGAGATGTCGCCGGTGCAATAGCGAATGAGCGGGAGCGCTTCCTTGGTGACGGGCGTCAGCACCAACTCACCCTCCTGCCCCGGGGCCAGAGGCGCACCGGTCTCCGGGTCGATGATCTCGGGCAGGAAGTGATCTTCCTGAATGTGGGAGCCGTTCCGGCCCTCGATGCACTCGGCCGACACTCCGGGCCCGACGATCTCCGCCAGTCCGTAGATGTTGACGGCGGCAAGCCCCAACCGGCGCTCGATCTCGCCCCGCAGCTCCTCGGTCCAAGGCTCGGCGCCGAAGATGCCCACCTCCAGCTCGAGGGTCCGCGGATCGATTTGTGCCGTCTCCAGCGCCTCGGCGATGCTCAAGGCGTATGAGGGGGTGCAACAGAGCACCTGCCCACGCAGATCCTGTAACAGCATCGCCTGCCGCTGGGTCAAGCCGCTCGAGATGGGCACGACCGTACAGCCCAGCAGATCGGCGCCCTGCTGGAGCCCCAGTCCACCGGTAAACAGGCCATAGCCGTACGCGTTATGGACCACCATGCCGGGCCGAACGCCGGCCAGGGCGAGGCAGCGGGCCACCGCCTCCGACCAGATCGCGAGATCGTTACGGGTGTAGCCGACGATGGTTGGCTTGCCCCGAGTGCCACTCGAGCAGTGGATCCGGACCAGCTGGGCCAGGGGGACTGCGAACAGTCCGAAGGGGTAGTGCTCGCGGAGGTCGATCTTCCTGGTGAATGGCAGGCGGCGCAGGTCGGCCAGCGAGCGGATGTCATCCGAGGTGGTGAGTCCGGCGGCTCGAAGCCGGTCGCCCAGTGGCGGGACCTTCGCGAGCACTCGTGCCACCGCGGTGCGGAGTCGCTCGAGTTGCAGCGCCTCCATGCGTTCCCGGGGGAGGGTCTCGACCTCAGGGTTCCAGATCATCGGCGGCATCCCGCCGCTCGAGCGCCCCGCGAAGCCGAACCAGCAGCTCCTCGATGGCGCCCTCCGACACGCTGCCGACCGAGAGCCGGAACCACCCCTGCTGACCATCGAAGCCGAAGGCCTCGAACGGCACCACAGCGAGGCCGGCCTGCTCGAGCAGGTAGCAGCGCATGGCCTCCGTCGAATCCAGGGCCCGACCTCCGGTACCAGGCCGCTCCGGCGAGCCGAACCGCACGCTGAGATACATGCCGCCCGAAGGCGCGACGATCTCGACGGGGAACCCGTCGCGCTGCAACGCCAGCATCCCGCCGTGCAGCCGTTCGAGCCGCCGGGCGAGACCGAGCTGCATGCTGCGGCGGGCGGCGGCGACCGCCTCCGTGTCGGCCAGCATCTCGGCCGTGGCGACCTGGGCCGGCCGCGGGGCCCAGGCGCCCACGTGACCCAGAAAGGCGCTGAACAGGGCCGACAGACTCGCTGGGGGGCACACCCAGCCAACCCGCAAACCGGTGGCCGCGAACACCTTGGAGATGCCGTCGACCAGGATAGTGTAGGGCGCTACCTCGGGGCGGAGCACCTGCGGCACGACGTGCGCGAGCCCGCCGAAGGTCAGCATCCAGTACACCTGATCGTAGAGCAGGTAGAGCGGCGGTTCTTCGGGAGGCCGCCGCGCGTTCTCCGCCACGACCGCGTCGCAGATGGCCCCGAGCGTCGCCGCATCGAACGCGGTGCCGGTGGGATTGACCGGGGAGCCGAGCACCAGGAGTCGAGCACCGGGAAGGGAGGGCGCCAGCATGGCCGCGGTCGGGAGGAAGGCGGTTTCACTCCCACACTGGATCGGAACCGGGGTGGCTCCCGCCAGCTCGCAATAGTTGTCGTTGTTCCAGGACGGCACCGGGAACACGACGCGATCACCTCGATCGACCGTGAGCTGATACGCCGTGAACAGGCCGGGCCGGGCACCGCCGGTGATCACGATCGAGCTG
It includes:
- a CDS encoding heavy metal translocating P-type ATPase codes for the protein MFRDKFWISLALTVPNLVWGHMLPRVLGYSPPHVPAQRWIAPAFGTAVFVYGGLIFLQGAWRELRARLPGMMTLIALAITVAFVFSAAVTVGYPGTPLWEELATLVTIMLFGHWIEMRSISQAQGALQELAKLLPNTATRVRDGETEEVPISALRTGDIVLVRPGAGVPADGTVTDGASEVNESMITGESRPVQKGQGERVIAGTVNGAGSLRVQVTGTGEQTALAGIMRLVEQAQTSRSRAQALADRAAFWLTIAAIVAGVATFAAWMALRRDPAFAVERLVTVLVISCPHALGLAVPLVIAISTTLGARGGLLVRDRRGLEEARNLTAVVFDKTGTLTRGEFGVVDIVTSGEIDDREALRLAAAVEQDSEHTIAQGIVRSAKERGMAVPVATNFQAIPGVGVRAVVDGRALLMGGPALLRSRGVSLPPPLNAAMDQAAQRGQAAITLLQETGDAANARPLAAFIVADVVRPESKAAVDELHAQRIKVVMLTGDARPVAQAVATELGIDTVFAEVLPQDKVGKVQELQRAGERVGMVGDGVNDAPALVSANVGVAIGAGTDVAVEAGDIVLVRSDPRDVPRIVRLSRASYRKMVQNLWWAAGYNVVAIPLAAGVLARQGILLSPAVGAVLMSLSTVIVAINAQLLRRSAI
- a CDS encoding bacterial transcriptional activator domain-containing protein, which translates into the protein MIRLHTLGAIDLRDESGREVRAVLAQPKRLAMLAYLAAASPRGSHRRDILLGLFWPELDQDHARNALSKAVHFLRRSLGESALVSRSADDLGLDGALVWSDVAAFGAAWDGNRTEEALGLYRGDLLPSFFIPDAPGFEQWLEQERASLRLRASEAARLRAEWYEAGGDAAQAIECARRAVALSNGDERLLRRLVELLDRLGDRSTALHAYDSFAGRLAAELEVDPGAETVALIERIRAAVSARASPPAEPVAPNASRDADAAPSLIGQVD
- a CDS encoding PaaI family thioesterase, which produces MTDAEHHRKLERLYTAAPVSQWYGATIAIADGQAEVRLAIRPEFYHAAHAVHGSVYFRALDDAAFFAVNSRVRDVLVLTVSFTVHFARPVTSGEMRAVGRLLHGSGRLFLAEADLFDNVGKLLGRGSGVFTRSAIPLDPSIGYT
- a CDS encoding phenylacetate--CoA ligase, with protein sequence MIWNPEVETLPRERMEALQLERLRTAVARVLAKVPPLGDRLRAAGLTTSDDIRSLADLRRLPFTRKIDLREHYPFGLFAVPLAQLVRIHCSSGTRGKPTIVGYTRNDLAIWSEAVARCLALAGVRPGMVVHNAYGYGLFTGGLGLQQGADLLGCTVVPISSGLTQRQAMLLQDLRGQVLCCTPSYALSIAEALETAQIDPRTLELEVGIFGAEPWTEELRGEIERRLGLAAVNIYGLAEIVGPGVSAECIEGRNGSHIQEDHFLPEIIDPETGAPLAPGQEGELVLTPVTKEALPLIRYCTGDISSLEVTPCVCGRTTVRMSRIKGRYDDMLIIRGVNLYPSEVERILLSVADVAPHYQLVVDRPGPLDELSLLCEPARDGLDPGLLQSRLQHALHQHTGLSIAVQVLERERVPRSEGKAVRVVDRRPR
- a CDS encoding aminotransferase class I/II-fold pyridoxal phosphate-dependent enzyme, translated to MTRAPSRFAGLAGSRILAIADEVRALQAGGRQICNLSIGDFDPREFPIPGPLLERIEGALRRGETNYPPAVGIPALREQVSALYARELGLRIPASSIVITGGARPGLFTAYQLTVDRGDRVVFPVPSWNNDNYCELAGATPVPIQCGSETAFLPTAAMLAPSLPGARLLVLGSPVNPTGTAFDAATLGAICDAVVAENARRPPEEPPLYLLYDQVYWMLTFGGLAHVVPQVLRPEVAPYTILVDGISKVFAATGLRVGWVCPPASLSALFSAFLGHVGAWAPRPAQVATAEMLADTEAVAAARRSMQLGLARRLERLHGGMLALQRDGFPVEIVAPSGGMYLSVRFGSPERPGTGGRALDSTEAMRCYLLEQAGLAVVPFEAFGFDGQQGWFRLSVGSVSEGAIEELLVRLRGALERRDAADDLEP